Genomic DNA from Actinomycetota bacterium:
CCGCAAGCACTTCGACCTGTTCGCCAACATCCGCCCGGCCAGGGGCTTCGAGGGCGCCCGGGCCATCTCTCCCGACACGGATCTCATCATCGTGCGCGAGAACACCCAGGGCTTCTACGCCGACCGCAGCACCTACGCCGGCACCGGCGAGTTCATGCCGTCCCCGGACGTGGCCATCGCCCTCGGCATCGTCACCCGGCCGGCCGTCGAGCGGATCGCCGAGGTCGCCTGCGACCTGGCCGCCCGCCGCCGCAAGCACCTGACCATCGTCCACAAGGCCAATGTGCTCAAGCTGACCACCGGGCTGTTCCGCGACGTGTGCCGCGAGGTCGCGGCCGGCTACCCGGACGTGACCGTTGACGACTTCCACATCGACGCCATGACCGTGCACCTGGTGCGGCGCTCGCCCGACTTCGACGTGCTGGTCACCGAGAACATGATGGGCGACATCCTCTCCGACCTGGCCGGTGAGATCGCCGGATCGCTCGGCATCGCCCCCTCGATCAACGCCTCGGCCGACCTGGCCATGGCCCAGGCCGCCCACGGCTCGGCCCCCGACATCGCCGGGCGCGACCTGGCCAACCCGATCGCGATGATCAGCTCCAGCGCGATGCTGCTGGAGTGGCTGGGTGCCCGCCACGACGACGAGGCGGCCACCCGGGCCGCGGCCCTGGTCACCCAGGCCGTGACCGACACCGTCAAGGGCGGCGTCGCCACCCCCGACCTCGGCGGCACGGTCTCGACCAGCGGGTTCGCCGCGGCCGTGGTCGAGGCCATCGGGCGGCGCTGACGGGCGGCGTCGTGGCTCCCGGCGACGGCCCCACCGTGGCGCTG
This window encodes:
- a CDS encoding isocitrate/isopropylmalate family dehydrogenase, producing MTADPRRYRLGVLEGDGIGPEIVPAAVRVVDAATAAVAGRPTVDWVPLPLGAAAIDEYGAAVPDKTLRALAELDGWLLGPHDSASYPEPHRSALNPSGTIRKHFDLFANIRPARGFEGARAISPDTDLIIVRENTQGFYADRSTYAGTGEFMPSPDVAIALGIVTRPAVERIAEVACDLAARRRKHLTIVHKANVLKLTTGLFRDVCREVAAGYPDVTVDDFHIDAMTVHLVRRSPDFDVLVTENMMGDILSDLAGEIAGSLGIAPSINASADLAMAQAAHGSAPDIAGRDLANPIAMISSSAMLLEWLGARHDDEAATRAAALVTQAVTDTVKGGVATPDLGGTVSTSGFAAAVVEAIGRR